The following proteins come from a genomic window of Chryseobacterium glaciei:
- a CDS encoding FAD-dependent oxidoreductase, with product MNTENYDVIVIGGGAIGLATAYHLGKRKAKTLVLEQFTFVNQLGSSAGVSRQFRIPYPDEYMVQMALDAQPYWDELQKETETSLLDKVGTLWFGDPEVHSTEGNIAEAEKALKALNVPYTTLTAKEIEDQYHFRNLPENYTGLFQPDGASINFKATIETLLSLCKKEETVELREDSPVLEIKQNGELFEITTPNGIYIAKKLAIIPGPYINSVINLLDFKIEATYWNMSSAYFKKTDPSIQYPTWFVFQNPVGKNGNEFYGFPSVSWDHPEYIRVAPDFVINPLEEPSDRTLIPNPQELAYTSEWIKEHMTGLSTEPEYTSTCLIALSTIPNKELLIDFAPKYVPNYKNIVVYATGWAAKFTPFLGKIMSDLALDGHTDFDISHFQLGRKFFKAI from the coding sequence ATGAATACTGAAAACTACGACGTAATTGTTATTGGCGGAGGAGCAATAGGTCTTGCAACGGCCTACCATCTCGGCAAACGCAAGGCAAAGACGTTGGTTCTTGAGCAGTTTACTTTTGTGAATCAACTTGGAAGTTCAGCAGGAGTATCGCGCCAATTCCGAATCCCCTATCCTGACGAATATATGGTGCAGATGGCTTTAGATGCACAGCCTTATTGGGATGAGCTACAAAAAGAAACTGAAACTTCATTGCTTGACAAAGTGGGTACACTTTGGTTTGGAGATCCTGAAGTACATTCCACCGAAGGAAATATAGCTGAAGCTGAAAAAGCCTTAAAAGCTTTAAATGTTCCTTACACTACCCTAACCGCAAAGGAAATTGAAGATCAATATCATTTTAGAAATTTACCTGAAAATTATACGGGATTATTTCAGCCGGATGGTGCCAGCATCAATTTTAAAGCGACGATTGAAACGCTTTTAAGTTTATGTAAAAAAGAAGAAACAGTTGAATTGAGAGAGGATTCCCCTGTACTTGAAATCAAACAAAATGGTGAACTTTTTGAAATCACTACTCCGAACGGAATTTATATTGCTAAAAAGCTGGCGATTATTCCAGGGCCGTACATCAACAGCGTAATCAACTTGTTAGATTTTAAAATAGAAGCCACGTATTGGAATATGTCTTCCGCTTATTTCAAAAAAACTGACCCTAGCATACAATATCCGACATGGTTTGTTTTCCAGAATCCTGTAGGAAAAAATGGGAATGAATTTTATGGTTTCCCATCAGTCTCTTGGGATCATCCGGAATATATTCGTGTGGCGCCAGATTTTGTTATCAATCCTTTAGAAGAGCCTAGTGACAGAACTTTAATTCCAAATCCACAAGAACTTGCCTACACTTCTGAATGGATAAAAGAGCACATGACAGGCCTAAGTACAGAACCTGAATATACTTCAACATGTCTTATTGCTTTGAGTACGATACCCAACAAAGAATTGTTGATTGATTTTGCCCCAAAGTACGTTCCCAATTATAAAAACATTGTGGTTTACGCCACCGGATGGGCCGCAAAATTCACTCCATTTTTAGGTAAAATCATGTCTGATCTTGCCTTAGATGGACATACGGATTTCGATATTTCTCATTTCCAATTAGGACGTAAATTCTTTAAAGCCATTTAA
- a CDS encoding flavin monoamine oxidase family protein: MNKNTPLNPGMHPDLKIEVAIIGAGTSGLYTAYRLVTDKKFTADQVQIFDMNNKLGGRLESVVMPGMNFWGELGGMRYLTSQEIVTTLIEGYPLSEANPDKRIPVLKDKMTSVPFPMGDPTKLLMYLRKERFKQDAWDVAQKEGKKLETRYYLNDDDYGFSSDQLFNKIIYDVLMADPWVAKKYGDKIIKGDTIYDYSFKLTSKDWDDIKPKLVYNFPNSPYDQRKVNDLGFWNLIKDQVSQEGYEFVANAGGYYSNTINWNSAEAFPYMVGDFSAGTIYKTIEEGYDSIAYAVANSYMDHDGACIWSENKLLTFTKDHSLKDTHKYQLTFLNLKTNTTWNVYANKLILAMPRKSLELLDQNNFFFDINENSVINKNIRSVIMEPAFKILMGFQYPWWKELKIDSGHSITDLPMRQCYYFGTDPETNNSMLLGSYGDMETETFWKALTDDKLLFEVKPAKSASLKELHQLDDVQATQLMVDELMNQLRELHGPDITIPDPYVTYFKDWTDEPFGAGYHAWKAGYSVENVMPYMRKPVSDEQIHIIGEAYSDQQGWVEGAFCEAEKMLQEHFGMHRPIWLSPDYYLGW, encoded by the coding sequence ATGAATAAAAACACCCCATTAAATCCAGGAATGCATCCTGATTTAAAAATTGAAGTCGCTATTATCGGTGCCGGAACTTCCGGTTTATACACCGCGTACCGTTTAGTAACGGATAAAAAATTCACTGCCGACCAAGTACAGATTTTCGATATGAATAATAAGCTTGGCGGAAGACTGGAATCTGTAGTTATGCCCGGAATGAATTTCTGGGGCGAATTGGGAGGTATGCGTTACCTGACCTCTCAGGAAATTGTAACAACATTAATTGAAGGTTATCCCCTTTCTGAAGCAAATCCAGATAAGCGTATTCCCGTTTTGAAAGATAAAATGACGTCCGTCCCATTTCCGATGGGCGATCCTACAAAATTATTAATGTATCTTCGAAAAGAACGTTTCAAACAAGATGCTTGGGATGTGGCTCAAAAAGAAGGTAAAAAACTGGAAACCAGATATTATTTGAATGATGATGATTATGGTTTCAGTTCAGATCAGCTTTTTAACAAGATTATTTATGATGTTTTAATGGCAGATCCTTGGGTAGCTAAAAAATACGGAGATAAGATCATTAAAGGTGATACGATCTACGATTACAGCTTTAAATTAACAAGCAAAGACTGGGATGATATCAAACCTAAATTGGTCTATAATTTCCCTAATTCTCCTTACGATCAGCGTAAAGTAAATGATTTAGGATTTTGGAATTTAATTAAAGATCAAGTTTCGCAGGAAGGATACGAATTTGTAGCCAATGCGGGCGGATATTACTCAAATACAATCAATTGGAACTCAGCGGAAGCCTTTCCTTATATGGTTGGAGATTTTTCTGCAGGAACAATTTACAAAACCATAGAAGAAGGTTATGACAGCATTGCGTATGCAGTCGCCAATTCTTATATGGATCATGATGGAGCCTGTATTTGGTCTGAAAATAAGCTACTTACATTCACCAAAGATCATTCTTTAAAAGATACTCATAAATATCAACTGACTTTTCTCAATCTGAAAACCAACACAACATGGAATGTTTATGCAAATAAGCTAATTCTTGCCATGCCTAGAAAATCTCTTGAGCTTTTGGATCAGAATAATTTCTTTTTTGATATTAATGAAAATTCAGTGATCAATAAAAATATCCGTTCGGTGATTATGGAACCTGCGTTTAAAATTTTAATGGGCTTCCAATACCCTTGGTGGAAAGAATTAAAAATTGATTCCGGGCATTCTATTACCGATTTACCAATGAGACAATGTTATTATTTCGGAACAGATCCTGAGACCAATAACTCAATGCTGTTGGGAAGTTACGGAGATATGGAAACCGAGACTTTCTGGAAAGCATTAACTGATGACAAGCTACTTTTTGAAGTAAAACCCGCTAAATCTGCATCATTGAAAGAACTTCATCAACTGGATGATGTTCAGGCTACTCAATTAATGGTGGATGAATTAATGAATCAACTTAGAGAACTTCACGGTCCGGATATTACGATCCCAGATCCTTACGTAACCTATTTTAAAGATTGGACAGATGAACCCTTCGGCGCAGGATATCACGCATGGAAAGCCGGATATTCGGTTGAAAATGTGATGCCTTACATGAGAAAACCTGTATCTGATGAGCAAATTCATATTATCGGAGAAGCTTATTCTGATCAGCAAGGCTGGGTGGAAGGTGCTTTCTGTGAAGCCGAGAAAATGCTTCAGGAACATTTTGGAATGCATCGCCCGATTTGGTTGAGCCCTGATTATTATTTAGGATGGTAG
- a CDS encoding prevent-host-death protein, with amino-acid sequence MNYKLELNTQEPNSNIVFNTIVFESFKVNVVERYVGKMRFAPKLCHALFKIRTLENELIETRDGNLRVKIKDDNFETYQKLINVLNSYDYKNKLINRKDADQDYVHFILGLVIANYDLN; translated from the coding sequence ATGAATTATAAACTTGAGCTCAATACGCAGGAACCTAACTCTAATATTGTTTTCAATACAATCGTATTCGAGTCATTCAAGGTAAATGTAGTCGAAAGGTATGTCGGAAAGATGCGTTTCGCTCCAAAATTATGTCATGCTTTGTTTAAAATCAGGACTTTGGAGAATGAACTCATCGAAACCAGAGACGGGAATTTAAGGGTGAAAATTAAAGATGATAATTTTGAAACTTACCAGAAATTGATAAATGTATTAAATTCTTACGATTATAAAAACAAACTGATCAACAGAAAAGATGCAGATCAGGATTATGTTCATTTCATTTTAGGTTTAGTAATCGCTAATTATGATCTTAATTAA